A genomic region of Devosia ginsengisoli contains the following coding sequences:
- a CDS encoding ubiquinol-cytochrome C chaperone family protein, translated as MILSLFRKNTATEPVYAVYSAIVAQSRQPRFYAEWQVPDTVTGRFDMISLHLALLFRRLRAETGEQKDFSQAVFDLFFKDMDRSLREMGVGDLGVPKRIQKMGNIFFGLLAAMSEAMDRNDAAALQAVLSRNIFDGATGPHVAALADYLLAEDKALGAQPSTAITQGALSFEAAA; from the coding sequence ATGATCCTGTCCCTGTTTCGCAAGAATACAGCAACCGAACCGGTTTACGCCGTCTATAGCGCCATTGTGGCGCAATCCCGGCAACCACGGTTCTATGCGGAGTGGCAGGTGCCTGACACAGTGACCGGGCGCTTCGACATGATCAGCCTGCATCTGGCGCTGCTGTTCCGCCGCCTGCGCGCCGAAACCGGCGAGCAGAAGGACTTCAGCCAGGCCGTGTTCGATCTGTTTTTCAAGGATATGGACCGCTCCCTGCGCGAAATGGGCGTCGGCGATCTCGGCGTGCCCAAGCGCATCCAGAAAATGGGCAATATCTTCTTCGGCCTGCTGGCGGCGATGAGCGAGGCCATGGACCGCAACGACGCAGCGGCGCTGCAGGCCGTGCTGTCGCGCAATATCTTCGATGGCGCTACGGGCCCCCATGTTGCGGCGCTGGCCGATTATCTGCTGGCCGAGGACAAGGCGCTCGGCGCCCAGCCCAGCACGGCCATCACCCAGGGCGCCCTGAGCTTCGAGGCGGCCGCGTGA
- a CDS encoding YceD family protein, whose product MNATETPLFDAVVRIDRLPATGRDLTVSLDEPTRAALAEMLKLSAVDSFSATLTVVPLRGGIRAQGQLVADIVQPSVVTFEPVGQHVEEVVDRVFLPEAHAHKPTPGSEVFVDLEDEDFPDHIDGPEVDLSALLIETLALAIDPYPRLPGESLDSLGIDVAGAPAGPFAALEKLKKSTDIDR is encoded by the coding sequence GTGAACGCTACCGAAACGCCGCTATTCGACGCCGTCGTCCGGATCGACAGGCTGCCCGCCACCGGCCGTGACCTCACTGTGTCCCTGGACGAGCCGACTCGGGCCGCTCTGGCCGAGATGCTCAAGCTCTCCGCCGTCGATTCCTTCAGCGCCACGCTGACCGTTGTGCCCCTGCGCGGGGGCATCAGGGCGCAGGGCCAGTTGGTGGCCGACATCGTCCAGCCCTCAGTGGTGACCTTCGAGCCGGTGGGCCAGCATGTCGAGGAAGTGGTCGACCGTGTCTTCCTGCCCGAGGCCCATGCGCACAAGCCCACACCGGGCTCGGAAGTGTTCGTCGATCTCGAAGACGAGGACTTTCCGGACCATATCGATGGCCCCGAAGTCGATCTCAGCGCCTTGCTGATCGAAACGCTGGCTTTGGCGATCGATCCCTATCCGCGCCTGCCGGGGGAAAGCCTCGACTCGTTGGGCATCGATGTTGCCGGAGCGCCTGCCGGCCCCTTCGCCGCGCTCGAAAAGCTCAAGAAGTCCACCGATATTGACCGCTAG
- the plsX gene encoding phosphate acyltransferase PlsX, which translates to MTDTITISVDAMGGDNAPRAVIHGASLALRERKNTRFIFHGRQEQIAPLLDEFPELRPASTVRHCETVIAMDEKPSQALRKGKGTSSMWMAIQAVKDGEADVAISGGNTGALMAMATFCLRPMKGISRPGIAAIWPTLRSDIIVLDMGATIGADAKQLVDYAILGSALARCLFDDDAPTVGLLNVGTEEVKGLDYIKEAGRVLTEASGSGFTYHGFVEGDDIGKGTVDVVVTEGFVGNIALKTAEGTARQVGSYLRSALKSNLMSRIGALFATSALNALRRKMDPRTVNGGVFMGLNGIVIKSHGGTDEIGYKSALSLSYEMARSRLIDKIGDTMQRFPIKVASEAPEAEPEANSA; encoded by the coding sequence ATGACCGATACTATAACAATATCAGTGGATGCCATGGGCGGCGACAATGCCCCCCGCGCAGTCATCCACGGAGCCTCCCTGGCCCTTCGCGAGCGCAAGAATACCCGCTTCATCTTTCATGGCCGGCAGGAACAGATCGCGCCTTTGCTCGATGAATTCCCCGAATTGCGGCCCGCCTCCACCGTGCGGCACTGCGAGACCGTCATCGCCATGGACGAAAAGCCCAGCCAGGCCCTGCGCAAGGGCAAGGGCACCTCTTCGATGTGGATGGCGATCCAGGCGGTGAAGGACGGCGAAGCCGATGTGGCCATTTCCGGCGGCAATACCGGCGCGCTGATGGCCATGGCCACCTTTTGCCTGCGGCCGATGAAGGGCATTTCGCGCCCCGGCATCGCCGCCATCTGGCCGACCCTGCGCAGCGACATCATCGTGCTCGATATGGGTGCCACGATCGGGGCCGATGCCAAGCAATTGGTCGACTATGCGATTCTCGGCTCCGCCCTGGCGCGCTGCCTGTTCGACGATGACGCGCCGACGGTCGGCCTGCTCAATGTCGGCACCGAGGAGGTCAAGGGCCTCGACTATATCAAGGAAGCCGGCCGCGTGCTTACCGAGGCCAGCGGCTCCGGCTTCACCTATCACGGCTTTGTGGAAGGCGACGATATCGGCAAGGGCACGGTGGATGTCGTGGTCACCGAAGGCTTTGTCGGCAATATCGCGCTCAAAACCGCCGAAGGCACGGCCCGCCAGGTCGGCTCCTACCTGCGCAGCGCGCTCAAATCCAACCTGATGAGCCGCATCGGCGCGCTGTTCGCCACCTCGGCCCTCAACGCCCTGCGTCGCAAGATGGACCCGCGTACCGTCAATGGCGGCGTGTTCATGGGCCTCAACGGCATCGTCATCAAATCGCACGGTGGAACCGACGAAATCGGTTACAAAAGTGCATTGAGTCTCTCCTATGAAATGGCGCGCAGTCGCCTGATCGACAAGATCGGCGACACCATGCAACGCTTTCCCATCAAGGTGGCCTCTGAAGCCCCTGAAGCAGAACCCGAGGCGAATTCGGCGTGA
- a CDS encoding beta-ketoacyl-ACP synthase III produces the protein MTKTRTIIRGVGSYLPEKVLTNAELSTMVETSDEWIQQRVGIKQRHIAAEGQFTSDLAVEAARQAMANAGVTPDEIDLIIVATTTPDYTFPAAATLVQMKLGMHHGMAFDIQAVCSGFVYAMATADSYIKNGMANRALVIGAETFSRLLDWTDRTTCVLFGDGAGAAVVEKLELDDDAPERGVLASALRSDGHHWDKLYVDGGPSTTGTTGHVHMQGPEVFRHAVGKITDVVYATLEKTGYTVADLDWFVPHQANKRIIDGAGAKLGLPPEKVVMTVDRHANTSAASVPLALSVAVADGRIKQGDLVMLEAMGGGFTWGASLIRW, from the coding sequence GTGACCAAGACGCGTACCATCATCCGCGGTGTCGGCAGCTACCTTCCCGAAAAGGTGCTCACCAACGCCGAACTCTCCACCATGGTCGAAACCTCCGACGAGTGGATTCAGCAGCGTGTCGGCATCAAGCAGCGCCATATCGCTGCCGAAGGCCAGTTCACCTCCGATCTGGCGGTGGAAGCGGCCAGGCAGGCCATGGCCAATGCTGGCGTTACCCCTGATGAGATCGATCTCATCATCGTCGCCACCACCACGCCGGATTATACGTTCCCGGCTGCCGCGACCCTGGTGCAGATGAAGCTGGGCATGCATCACGGCATGGCCTTCGACATACAGGCGGTGTGCTCGGGCTTCGTCTATGCCATGGCCACGGCCGACAGCTACATCAAGAATGGCATGGCCAACCGCGCCCTGGTTATCGGCGCCGAAACCTTTTCGCGCCTGCTCGACTGGACCGATCGCACCACCTGCGTGCTGTTTGGCGACGGCGCCGGCGCGGCCGTGGTGGAAAAGCTCGAACTCGACGATGACGCCCCCGAGCGCGGCGTGCTGGCCTCGGCGCTTCGCTCAGACGGGCACCATTGGGACAAACTCTATGTCGATGGCGGGCCTTCCACCACCGGCACGACCGGCCATGTGCATATGCAGGGGCCGGAAGTGTTCCGTCATGCGGTCGGCAAGATCACCGACGTCGTCTATGCGACGCTCGAAAAGACCGGCTACACCGTGGCTGATCTCGACTGGTTCGTGCCGCATCAGGCCAACAAGCGCATCATCGACGGGGCAGGGGCCAAACTCGGCCTGCCGCCCGAAAAGGTGGTGATGACGGTGGACCGGCATGCCAATACCTCCGCAGCTTCCGTTCCTCTGGCGTTGAGCGTCGCAGTGGCCGATGGCCGCATCAAGCAGGGCGATCTCGTCATGCTCGAGGCCATGGGCGGCGGCTTTACCTGGGGCGCGTCCCTCATTCGCTGGTAG
- a CDS encoding integration host factor subunit alpha produces MTQRTITRADLAEAVYGTVGLSRTESAELVERVLELIGDALVTGANVKLSSFGSFQVRSKNERIGRNPKTGEEVPILPRQVLVFKPSNVLKSKINKSMVRAGK; encoded by the coding sequence ATGACGCAGAGGACGATAACGCGGGCCGATCTGGCTGAGGCAGTCTATGGCACTGTCGGACTATCGCGGACCGAGTCGGCGGAACTGGTGGAGAGGGTGCTCGAGCTTATCGGCGATGCCCTGGTCACCGGGGCGAACGTCAAGCTGTCATCCTTTGGCTCCTTCCAGGTGCGGTCCAAGAACGAGCGTATCGGCCGCAATCCCAAGACCGGCGAGGAGGTTCCGATCCTTCCACGGCAGGTTCTTGTGTTCAAACCATCCAACGTGTTGAAGTCCAAGATCAACAAATCTATGGTTCGTGCTGGAAAATAA
- a CDS encoding MerR family transcriptional regulator, which produces MDKSPDAFRTISEAADELDLPQHVLRFWETRFSTIKPLKRGGGRRYYRPEDVMLLRGIRHLLYDQGFTIKGVQRILKDQGSRYVIAVGEGRPLEDILPMIEQAESASDEAEIEEAVMLASPGLDREARDKLSDVLRELLECKRILERARET; this is translated from the coding sequence GTGGATAAGTCGCCAGACGCCTTCCGGACGATATCCGAAGCCGCCGATGAGCTGGACCTGCCCCAGCATGTCCTGCGCTTCTGGGAGACGCGTTTCTCCACCATCAAGCCGCTGAAGCGCGGCGGGGGGCGCCGCTATTACCGCCCCGAGGACGTGATGCTGCTGCGCGGCATCCGCCATTTGCTCTACGATCAGGGTTTCACCATCAAGGGCGTGCAGCGCATCCTCAAGGACCAGGGCAGCCGCTATGTCATCGCCGTGGGCGAGGGCCGGCCGCTCGAAGATATCCTGCCGATGATCGAACAGGCCGAAAGCGCCAGCGACGAGGCCGAAATCGAAGAAGCCGTCATGCTGGCCAGTCCCGGTCTCGACCGGGAGGCACGCGACAAGCTGTCTGACGTGCTGCGCGAATTGCTGGAATGCAAGCGCATCCTGGAACGCGCCAGGGAAACTTGA
- the iolG gene encoding inositol 2-dehydrogenase — MTTRFGLLGAGRIGKVHAKAISSNPKAQLVAVADAFEKAANDLASQYGCAVRSVGEILKSSDIDAVVICTPTDTHADLIEQFSKAGKAIFCEKPIDLDVERVKACLKVVDAAGGTLMVGFNRRFDPHFQAVKHTIDQGEIGAVEMVTIVSRDPGAPPVDYIKRSGGIFRDMTIHDFDMARFLLGEEIDTVSAQASVLVDPDIGTAGDYDSVSVMLSTASGKHATISNSRRATYGYDQRIEVHGSKGAVSAENQRPVSIEVANASGYTRPPLHDFFMTRYTEAYANEISAFIDAVESKSPASPSGIDGLIALALAEAALKSVKESRAVKVSEITGPLADRSVFQGR, encoded by the coding sequence ATGACCACTCGCTTCGGCCTGCTCGGCGCTGGCCGCATCGGCAAGGTGCATGCCAAGGCCATCTCGTCCAATCCCAAGGCCCAGCTTGTGGCGGTGGCCGATGCCTTCGAAAAGGCCGCCAATGATCTGGCCTCCCAGTACGGTTGCGCCGTGCGGAGCGTGGGTGAGATCCTGAAGTCATCCGATATCGATGCGGTGGTGATCTGCACGCCCACCGATACCCATGCCGACCTGATCGAGCAGTTTTCCAAGGCCGGCAAGGCCATCTTCTGCGAAAAGCCCATCGACCTCGATGTCGAACGTGTCAAGGCCTGCCTCAAGGTGGTCGATGCTGCCGGAGGCACGCTAATGGTCGGCTTCAATCGCCGCTTCGACCCGCATTTCCAGGCGGTCAAGCACACGATCGACCAAGGCGAGATCGGCGCCGTGGAGATGGTCACCATCGTTTCGCGCGATCCCGGCGCCCCGCCGGTCGACTATATCAAGCGCTCCGGCGGCATTTTCCGCGACATGACCATCCACGATTTCGACATGGCCCGGTTCCTGCTGGGCGAGGAGATCGACACCGTCTCCGCCCAGGCCTCGGTGCTGGTCGATCCTGATATCGGCACGGCCGGCGATTATGACAGCGTCTCGGTGATGCTCTCCACCGCCTCGGGCAAGCATGCCACCATCTCCAATTCGCGCCGCGCCACCTATGGCTACGACCAGCGCATCGAGGTGCATGGTAGCAAGGGCGCCGTTTCCGCCGAAAACCAGCGCCCGGTTTCCATCGAAGTGGCCAATGCGTCGGGCTATACCCGCCCGCCGCTGCATGACTTCTTCATGACCCGCTATACCGAGGCCTATGCCAACGAAATCAGTGCCTTTATCGACGCCGTTGAATCGAAATCTCCGGCTTCCCCCAGCGGCATTGACGGGCTGATCGCCCTGGCACTGGCGGAGGCGGCGCTGAAATCGGTCAAGGAAAGCCGGGCGGTGAAGGTGAGCGAAATCACCGGCCCGCTGGCCGACAGGTCGGTCTTCCAGGGCCGCTGA
- the iolB gene encoding 5-deoxy-glucuronate isomerase, with the protein MSKSNLLIRPKGTTGLVHEVTPASAGWTYVGFALHKLAEGEVTGGESGTQELCLVLVGGKARISVNGVDLGEIGERMSPFEGAPWAVYVPQGATWAADATTDLELAVCAAPGGGDYPARVIPPGTHPRISRGTGANVRHVYNIMPEDDGAAHSLLVVEVITPQGNTSSYPPHKHDQDNLPHESQLEETYFHRLNPPQGFAFQRVYTDDRSLDEAMAVEDGDVTLVPRGYHPVATTAGYDLYYLNVMAGPKRVWKFHNAAEHEWLLK; encoded by the coding sequence ATGAGCAAATCCAACCTCCTGATACGCCCGAAGGGGACGACGGGCCTCGTCCATGAGGTGACACCGGCCTCAGCCGGCTGGACCTATGTCGGCTTCGCCCTGCACAAGCTGGCCGAGGGTGAAGTGACCGGCGGCGAATCCGGCACGCAGGAATTGTGCCTGGTGCTGGTGGGCGGCAAGGCGCGGATTTCCGTCAATGGCGTGGATCTGGGCGAGATCGGCGAGCGCATGAGTCCGTTCGAGGGCGCGCCATGGGCCGTCTATGTGCCGCAGGGCGCCACCTGGGCCGCCGACGCGACGACTGACCTGGAGCTGGCTGTCTGTGCCGCGCCGGGCGGCGGGGATTATCCCGCCCGGGTCATTCCGCCCGGCACGCATCCGCGCATCAGCCGTGGCACGGGCGCCAATGTGCGCCATGTCTACAATATCATGCCCGAGGATGACGGCGCGGCCCATTCGCTGCTGGTGGTGGAAGTGATCACCCCGCAGGGCAATACCTCGTCCTACCCGCCGCACAAGCATGACCAGGACAACCTGCCCCATGAAAGCCAGTTGGAAGAGACCTATTTCCACCGGCTCAACCCGCCCCAGGGCTTTGCCTTCCAGCGCGTCTATACCGACGACCGGAGCCTCGACGAGGCGATGGCGGTGGAAGATGGCGACGTAACGCTGGTGCCCAGGGGGTATCACCCGGTGGCGACCACGGCGGGGTATGATCTCTATTATCTCAACGTCATGGCAGGGCCGAAGCGGGTGTGGAAATTCCACAATGCGGCCGAGCATGAGTGGCTGTTGAAATAG
- the iolE gene encoding myo-inosose-2 dehydratase encodes MKAKLGMSPIAWWNDDLVELSDDVSLEECLRQSRSAGFTGMEKGRRFPDDPAVMLPILRAADVTLCGGWFSGTLVDEDISANQDRIAPMIDLFKAVNAPCIVYGEVGRSIQGKREIPLAQKPKLSDDEMKAYARKVTAFGEWCAEQGMPLAYHHHMAAVVETEPELDAFMRHSGEGIPLLLDAGHLAFAGGDVLRAIDNHHARITHVHVKDIRRAVVDGLDRSKQSFLDAVALGAFTVPGDGSLDFGAIVQKFADYGYEGWFVVEAEQDPVKNTPLRMAQVGHRELMRVMTAAGYTVETEGFPKG; translated from the coding sequence ATGAAAGCTAAACTCGGCATGTCGCCCATCGCGTGGTGGAACGACGATCTGGTGGAATTGAGCGATGACGTGTCGCTGGAGGAATGCCTGCGCCAATCTCGCTCGGCGGGCTTTACCGGCATGGAGAAAGGTCGTCGTTTTCCTGACGATCCTGCCGTCATGCTGCCCATTCTTAGGGCGGCCGATGTGACGCTGTGCGGCGGCTGGTTTTCCGGCACGCTGGTCGATGAAGACATTTCGGCCAACCAGGACCGCATCGCGCCGATGATCGACCTGTTCAAGGCGGTCAACGCGCCCTGCATCGTCTATGGCGAAGTGGGCCGTTCCATTCAGGGCAAGCGCGAAATTCCGTTGGCGCAGAAGCCCAAACTCTCCGATGACGAGATGAAGGCCTATGCGCGGAAGGTGACGGCCTTTGGCGAGTGGTGCGCGGAACAGGGCATGCCCCTCGCCTATCATCATCATATGGCCGCCGTGGTGGAGACCGAGCCGGAGCTCGACGCCTTCATGCGCCATTCGGGCGAAGGCATTCCGCTGCTGCTCGATGCCGGGCACCTGGCCTTTGCCGGGGGCGATGTGCTGCGCGCCATCGACAATCACCACGCCCGCATCACCCATGTGCATGTGAAGGATATTCGCCGCGCCGTGGTCGACGGGCTGGACCGCAGCAAGCAGAGCTTCCTCGATGCGGTCGCACTTGGCGCCTTCACCGTGCCGGGTGATGGATCGCTGGATTTCGGGGCCATCGTGCAGAAATTCGCCGATTACGGCTATGAAGGCTGGTTCGTGGTCGAGGCCGAACAGGATCCGGTCAAGAACACGCCGCTCCGAATGGCGCAGGTGGGCCACAGGGAACTCATGCGCGTGATGACGGCGGCGGGCTACACGGTCGAGACCGAGGGCTTTCCCAAGGGGTGA
- the iolD gene encoding 3D-(3,5/4)-trihydroxycyclohexane-1,2-dione acylhydrolase (decyclizing), whose product MSQKTIRLTMAQAVARFMTAQKTVIDGETVPIFGGVFAIFGHGNVAGVGEALYAVKDELPTYRGQNEQGMAHAAIAYAKASFRRRFMACTSSIGPGALNMVTAAALAHVNRLPVLLLPGDVFANRLPDPVLQQVEDFGDGTVSVNDCFRPVSRYFDRITRPEQIIPALRRAMAVLTDPAECGPVTLSLCQDVQAEAYDYPESFFAEKVWTVRRIMPDADEFATAAAALLKASKPMIIAGGGVLYSEASDTLRKFAEIHGVPVLETQAGKSSLPHDHPLNMGSVGVTGTSASNQLAEEADLVLAVGTRLQDFTTGSWALFKNDDLKIIGLNVQVFDAHKHQALPLVADARAGLEALNAALTGWQADEAWTDKAQAGKDEWLVAADQATSSTNAELPSDAQVIGAVQRARQSATLVCAAGGLPGELHKLWKADAPGSYHLEYGFSTMGYEIAGGLGVKLARPKDDVVVMVGDGSYMMLNSEIASSIMLGAKLTIVLLDNAGYGCINRLQMATGGANFNNLLKDTQHVTLPGIDFAAHAASMGAVARKVASVAELETALQETESVDRTVVIVIDTDPLITTDAGGHWWDVAVPEVSDRPQVNAAREAYVVALKAQRAG is encoded by the coding sequence ATGAGCCAGAAGACGATCCGACTGACGATGGCCCAGGCCGTGGCGCGGTTCATGACCGCGCAGAAGACCGTGATCGACGGCGAGACCGTGCCGATCTTCGGCGGTGTCTTCGCTATTTTCGGGCATGGCAATGTGGCCGGCGTCGGCGAGGCGCTTTATGCCGTGAAGGATGAACTGCCGACCTATCGCGGGCAGAATGAGCAGGGCATGGCCCATGCCGCCATCGCCTATGCCAAGGCCAGCTTCCGCCGCCGCTTTATGGCCTGTACCAGTTCCATCGGACCGGGCGCGCTCAACATGGTGACGGCGGCCGCTCTGGCGCATGTGAACCGGCTGCCGGTGCTGCTGCTGCCGGGCGACGTCTTCGCCAACCGCCTGCCCGACCCGGTCTTGCAGCAGGTGGAGGATTTCGGCGACGGCACGGTTTCCGTCAATGACTGCTTCCGGCCGGTGAGCCGCTATTTCGACCGCATCACGCGGCCCGAGCAGATCATCCCCGCCTTGCGCCGCGCCATGGCCGTGCTGACCGATCCTGCCGAATGCGGGCCGGTGACGCTCAGCCTATGCCAGGATGTGCAGGCCGAGGCCTACGATTATCCCGAGAGCTTCTTTGCCGAAAAGGTCTGGACCGTCAGGCGGATCATGCCCGATGCCGACGAATTCGCCACGGCCGCGGCTGCGCTGCTCAAGGCGAGCAAGCCGATGATCATTGCCGGCGGCGGCGTGCTCTATTCCGAGGCAAGCGATACGCTGCGCAAGTTTGCCGAAATCCATGGCGTGCCGGTGCTGGAGACGCAGGCCGGCAAGTCCAGCCTGCCGCATGATCATCCGCTGAATATGGGTTCGGTCGGCGTAACCGGTACGTCGGCGTCCAACCAGTTGGCCGAAGAGGCCGACCTGGTGCTGGCGGTGGGCACGCGGTTGCAGGATTTCACCACTGGCTCGTGGGCTTTGTTCAAGAATGATGATCTGAAGATCATCGGGCTCAATGTGCAGGTTTTCGATGCCCATAAGCATCAGGCCCTGCCCCTCGTTGCGGATGCCCGGGCCGGGCTGGAAGCGCTGAACGCCGCGCTGACCGGCTGGCAGGCCGACGAGGCCTGGACCGACAAGGCGCAAGCGGGCAAGGATGAATGGCTGGTGGCCGCCGACCAGGCCACATCAAGCACCAATGCCGAACTGCCTTCCGACGCTCAGGTGATCGGCGCCGTGCAGCGGGCCCGGCAGAGCGCCACTCTGGTCTGCGCGGCGGGTGGTTTGCCGGGGGAATTGCACAAGCTTTGGAAGGCCGATGCGCCGGGCAGCTACCACCTCGAATACGGCTTCTCGACCATGGGCTACGAAATTGCCGGCGGGCTCGGCGTCAAGCTGGCCCGGCCCAAGGACGACGTGGTCGTGATGGTCGGCGATGGCAGCTATATGATGCTGAATTCAGAAATCGCCAGCTCGATCATGCTGGGGGCCAAGCTGACCATCGTGCTGCTGGACAATGCCGGCTATGGCTGCATCAACCGGCTGCAGATGGCGACCGGCGGCGCCAACTTCAACAATCTCTTGAAGGATACGCAGCATGTCACTCTGCCCGGAATCGATTTTGCCGCCCATGCGGCGTCGATGGGTGCGGTAGCGCGCAAGGTGGCGTCCGTCGCCGAGCTGGAAACGGCCCTGCAGGAAACAGAGAGCGTCGACCGCACCGTTGTTATCGTCATCGACACCGACCCGCTCATCACCACCGATGCCGGTGGGCATTGGTGGGACGTGGCGGTGCCAGAAGTCAGCGACCGGCCGCAGGTAAATGCAGCACGCGAGGCCTATGTGGTGGCGCTGAAAGCGCAGCGAGCCGGCTGA